The following are encoded in a window of Geobacter metallireducens GS-15 genomic DNA:
- a CDS encoding cytochrome-c peroxidase, with protein sequence MVTTRLLAAAATLLLTAGGAAAGTSELTCKEAVGKKIFFDQRLSVNKNQACAACHAPEVGWTGPDQEINKHGAVYEGSIAGQFGNRKPPSSAYATTSPFFRLVNVSDAAFAGGNFWDGRATGAKLGNPAADQAQGPFLNPKEQALPDAACVVYRVCNSPDYGMLFQQVWPGACDIDWPTTIDFESACSNPSQGPFSLDAMTRAKVDVAYNDVAYAIAAFEDSKEVNAFSSKYDQYLKGKAGLSDKEKWGLALFNGKGKCANCHISTVERKCASGIDCAASRCPDVADDCGKSSPLFTDYTFDNLGVPKNPENPFYGQPEGGSGWIDPGLGGFLNSRMDFAMYADKNYGKHKVPTLRNVDKRPYPMFVKDYGHNGYFKSLKEIVHFYNTRDKFPTCNPGDPGEKMTCWPAPEVSDNVNKTELGNLGLSDMEEDAIVAFMKTLSDGYRHSNQDSQ encoded by the coding sequence ATGGTTACAACGAGACTGTTGGCTGCGGCAGCGACTCTGCTTCTCACCGCCGGAGGTGCGGCGGCGGGGACATCGGAATTGACGTGCAAGGAAGCGGTAGGGAAGAAGATATTCTTCGACCAGAGGCTTTCCGTGAACAAAAACCAGGCGTGTGCCGCGTGCCACGCTCCGGAGGTCGGCTGGACCGGCCCCGACCAGGAGATCAACAAGCATGGCGCGGTCTATGAAGGATCAATAGCAGGACAGTTCGGCAACCGCAAGCCCCCCAGCTCGGCCTATGCCACAACGAGCCCCTTCTTCCGGCTGGTGAACGTTTCCGACGCGGCGTTTGCGGGCGGAAACTTCTGGGACGGCAGGGCCACCGGCGCGAAACTGGGAAACCCGGCCGCCGACCAGGCCCAGGGGCCGTTCCTGAACCCGAAGGAGCAGGCCCTTCCTGATGCCGCATGCGTGGTGTACCGGGTGTGCAATTCACCGGACTACGGCATGCTTTTCCAGCAGGTCTGGCCCGGTGCGTGCGATATCGACTGGCCAACCACCATCGATTTCGAGAGCGCCTGTTCAAATCCGTCCCAGGGGCCATTCAGCCTGGATGCCATGACGAGGGCGAAGGTTGATGTGGCGTACAACGACGTCGCATACGCCATTGCTGCTTTCGAGGATTCCAAAGAAGTGAACGCCTTTTCGTCCAAGTACGACCAGTACCTGAAAGGGAAGGCCGGGCTGTCGGACAAGGAAAAATGGGGTCTCGCTCTCTTCAACGGCAAGGGAAAGTGCGCCAATTGCCACATAAGCACCGTGGAACGGAAATGCGCCAGCGGCATTGATTGCGCCGCGTCACGATGCCCCGACGTTGCCGATGACTGCGGGAAGTCGAGCCCCCTCTTCACGGATTACACCTTCGACAACCTGGGAGTTCCGAAAAATCCGGAGAACCCGTTCTACGGCCAGCCTGAAGGCGGATCGGGCTGGATCGATCCGGGGCTGGGCGGCTTCCTCAATAGCCGCATGGATTTCGCCATGTACGCCGACAAGAACTACGGGAAGCACAAAGTGCCGACCCTGCGGAACGTGGACAAACGTCCCTATCCGATGTTCGTCAAGGATTACGGCCATAACGGCTACTTCAAGAGCCTGAAGGAGATTGTCCACTTCTACAACACCAGGGACAAGTTTCCCACCTGCAACCCGGGTGACCCCGGGGAGAAAATGACCTGCTGGCCGGCTCCGGAAGTGTCTGACAACGTGAACAAGACCGAATTGGGAAATCTCGGCCTGAGCGACATGGAAGAGGACGCCATCGTCGCGTTCATGAAGACCCTCTCGGACGGTTACCGGCATTCTAATCAAGACTCTCAGTGA
- a CDS encoding glyceraldehyde-3-phosphate dehydrogenase: MNNQMQVTYLKEWQHLEECAECMLPLIGKLYREHNVVTTVYGRTLVNSTTIDILKSHRFARLILDDELSVLDTFPIVEAMTRLDLAPARVDIGKLTVRYKAEGSGIGVDDFARRELASVNTGRSPILSEPRDVVLYGFGRIGRLLARILVEKAGSGEKLRIRAAVVRKGGADDLAKRASLLRRDSVHGHFNGIITFDEQENAIIANGNMIRIIYADAPENVDYTQYGIKNAILIDNTGKWRDRDGLGRHLKAKGIDKVILTAPGKGDIPNIVAGINNELITPDEHIFSAASCTTNAIVPVLKAVNDRFGIVSGHVETCHSYTNDQNLIDNYHKASRRGRSAPLNMVITETGAAKAVAKALPELTGKLTGNAIRVPTPNVSLAILNLELGQEASVAEINGYLRQISLDSALQNQIDYTNSSEVVSSDFVGSRHAGVVDSLATISQGKRCVLYVWYDNEFGYSCQVVRMVQKMAGVELPSVPN, translated from the coding sequence ATGAACAATCAGATGCAGGTGACCTACCTCAAGGAGTGGCAACACCTGGAGGAGTGTGCCGAATGCATGCTCCCCCTGATCGGCAAGCTTTACCGCGAGCATAACGTCGTGACCACGGTCTACGGCCGTACGCTCGTCAACAGTACCACCATCGACATTCTCAAATCCCATCGGTTTGCCCGGCTGATCCTCGATGACGAACTCTCCGTGCTCGACACCTTTCCCATTGTGGAGGCAATGACGCGGCTCGACCTGGCCCCGGCCCGGGTCGACATCGGCAAGCTGACCGTCCGCTACAAGGCCGAGGGGAGCGGGATCGGCGTGGATGATTTCGCGCGCCGGGAGCTGGCCTCCGTCAACACCGGCCGCAGCCCCATCCTGAGCGAGCCCCGCGACGTCGTCCTCTACGGTTTCGGCCGCATCGGCCGCCTCCTTGCCCGAATCCTCGTGGAGAAGGCGGGAAGCGGCGAGAAGCTCCGGATCAGGGCCGCCGTGGTCCGCAAGGGGGGCGCCGACGACCTGGCCAAGCGGGCGAGTCTCCTGCGCCGCGACTCGGTCCACGGCCATTTCAACGGCATCATCACCTTTGACGAGCAGGAAAACGCCATCATCGCCAACGGCAACATGATCCGCATCATCTACGCCGACGCGCCCGAGAACGTGGACTACACCCAGTACGGCATCAAGAACGCCATCCTCATCGACAACACCGGCAAGTGGCGCGACCGCGACGGCCTCGGCCGGCACCTGAAGGCCAAGGGAATTGACAAGGTCATTCTCACCGCCCCGGGCAAAGGGGACATCCCCAACATCGTGGCCGGTATCAACAACGAGCTGATCACCCCGGACGAGCATATCTTCTCCGCCGCCAGCTGTACCACCAATGCCATCGTCCCGGTGCTCAAGGCGGTCAATGACCGGTTCGGCATCGTGAGCGGCCACGTGGAGACCTGCCACTCCTACACCAACGACCAGAACCTCATCGACAACTATCACAAGGCGTCCCGCCGGGGCCGGAGCGCCCCCCTCAACATGGTCATCACCGAGACCGGCGCCGCCAAGGCCGTGGCCAAGGCGCTTCCGGAGCTGACCGGGAAGCTGACCGGCAACGCCATCCGGGTGCCGACCCCCAACGTCTCCCTGGCCATCCTCAATCTGGAACTGGGGCAGGAGGCAAGCGTTGCGGAGATCAACGGCTACCTGCGTCAAATCTCCCTTGATTCAGCGCTCCAGAACCAGATCGACTACACCAACTCGTCCGAGGTCGTTTCCAGCGATTTTGTCGGCTCGCGCCACGCCGGCGTGGTCGATTCCCTGGCCACCATCTCCCAGGGTAAGCGCTGCGTCCTCTATGTCTGGTACGATAACGAATTCGGCTACAGCTGCCAGGTGGTACGCATGGTCCAGAAAATGGCCGGGGTGGAACTGCCGTCCGTGCCGAACTGA
- a CDS encoding sensor histidine kinase → MPYRRQDTLPEIGRSDSEATRWSAAKIVVVYLSFGIVWMLATVTWMGFGAAMVWQALFILLSAGLVAILVRHLTGELERIRSLLRDGERRYYQLAELLPQPVYEADPDGRITFANRKAFTAFGFTEEDFAQGINILKAVAPHDQDRAHQSRVGLLAGVHDPGTATQYTVRRKDGSTFPAIVCTAPLIRRGNAVGTCGVVADISEQKQREAEISRLNLELEQRVQERTAELASALKHMESFSYSISHDLRAPLCAIEGFSRVLIEDFGEQLPPRMLLYLQRISHNVHRMASLIDDILVFSRYSLSPLQKRPVQIADLVRAILDELLNGQDDRRVQVTVGDLPPCESDPTLLRQVLFNLLDNALKYSRYRDPAIIEVNAVMDGPVPVYFVRDNGAGFDMEYVHKLFSVFERLHGREEFEGTGVGLAIVQNIIQRHGGDVWAEGAVGQGSTFYFTLPSAPN, encoded by the coding sequence ATGCCGTACCGTCGCCAGGACACTCTCCCCGAAATCGGCCGTTCCGATTCAGAGGCCACGAGATGGAGTGCCGCAAAAATTGTCGTCGTCTATCTCTCGTTCGGCATTGTCTGGATGCTTGCCACCGTCACCTGGATGGGGTTCGGAGCGGCAATGGTGTGGCAGGCGCTCTTTATCCTGCTGTCCGCCGGTCTGGTGGCAATTCTTGTGCGTCATCTCACGGGGGAGTTGGAACGGATCCGGAGTCTGCTGCGGGATGGCGAGCGCCGCTACTATCAACTGGCCGAACTCCTGCCACAGCCGGTCTATGAGGCAGATCCGGACGGACGCATCACCTTCGCCAACCGCAAGGCATTCACGGCCTTCGGTTTTACCGAGGAAGACTTCGCCCAGGGGATAAACATTCTGAAAGCAGTTGCTCCCCACGATCAGGACCGGGCCCACCAAAGCCGCGTCGGCCTCCTTGCCGGTGTTCACGATCCAGGAACCGCTACCCAGTATACGGTCCGCCGCAAGGACGGGAGCACGTTTCCTGCAATCGTCTGCACTGCTCCCCTCATCAGGAGAGGAAACGCCGTCGGCACTTGCGGCGTCGTGGCCGACATCAGCGAACAGAAACAGAGAGAAGCGGAGATATCCCGCCTGAACCTGGAACTGGAGCAGCGGGTTCAGGAGCGCACTGCCGAGCTCGCATCGGCCCTGAAACACATGGAATCGTTCTCCTATTCCATTTCCCACGACCTGCGGGCACCGCTCTGTGCCATTGAGGGGTTTTCCCGCGTTCTCATTGAGGATTTTGGCGAGCAACTCCCTCCCCGGATGCTCCTGTACCTTCAGCGAATATCCCACAACGTCCATCGGATGGCCTCCCTCATCGACGACATTCTGGTCTTCTCCCGCTACAGCCTCTCCCCGCTTCAAAAGCGCCCAGTTCAGATCGCGGACCTGGTACGTGCAATTCTGGATGAACTCCTGAACGGGCAAGACGACCGCCGTGTGCAGGTGACGGTCGGTGATCTGCCTCCCTGTGAGTCTGATCCGACCCTCCTGCGGCAGGTTCTGTTCAACCTGCTGGACAATGCACTCAAGTATAGCCGCTACCGGGATCCGGCAATAATTGAGGTCAACGCGGTGATGGACGGACCGGTGCCCGTCTATTTTGTCCGGGACAACGGCGCCGGCTTTGACATGGAATACGTCCACAAGCTGTTTTCCGTCTTCGAGAGGTTGCATGGGCGGGAGGAGTTCGAGGGAACCGGCGTCGGATTGGCAATTGTGCAGAACATCATCCAGCGGCACGGGGGCGACGTTTGGGCCGAGGGGGCCGTCGGCCAAGGCTCTACCTTTTACTTTACGCTGCCGTCGGCGCCGAATTGA
- a CDS encoding DUF4062 domain-containing protein, with the protein MKIIRLFISSTFRDMHAERDWLNRVVFPELRSRCRRRGAEFVGVDLRWGVTEEESRQRGALSVCLDEIEHCDLFLGLLGERYGWVPPPEKVPAELFAAVRDSGQLSEEEITLVDACYQWDRTTLPARFRLRRDAAISPETADTLTRLWQRAGLLGAGESATALEMRHGALNRSLAQGKALIFLRSEGIHRHSAFPPACIPIFTEPETEAQQRLSRLREELRAAAGPNLIVRQYRAGFGGFRIDPLFLPAAEAGSALQDGVIKPEEWGIISEKARQAVATHGTIALTGMEEFGTRVLNDLWWAIEPLLKNGKRPEITGQSWHTRFARERAARCLGRDDGIALVMGYIQDQGDQSPYILTGLPGCGKSTLMAACVERLREKSPDMVVIPWFVGAAPGSTEVTAMLRSLCEQLRRACRLDLEPSPDPDKLRLQLPAFLAAAGAVRPVALFIDALNQLDPLGGSHGLDWFPRTLAPTVRVVASTLAGPCLDRLTERLPADHLVILPPLPADSRATLAEEHLARRGKRLSATQQALLLDTAARPDAALPLYLVAALEELCCHGDFETLTERIAALPPTVTELFDQILERLERDHGADLATAALSAVAVSRDGLLEPEIIDLIRDGGEATSPLFWTRFYRALEPFLRPSGEEGGGGLIGFFHEQLRFAAFRRYLAMDPPAALPSSQFRQAHERLAGYFRAGARKNGADGEWNPEHPRPLAELPFHLAGAGKEAVLRSLIFDFAWLQTKLQALDVAALLADLNLLPPEPAIAHLAHALRLSTSVVAVDKSQFAGQLTGRLLSRQEPELRALITQAGAHRGNGWLKPATPSLYQAGGAIERILGTHTHPVRGVAITPDGRRAISAADDATLRVWDLASGAELMVLKGHESEVLAVAVFPDGRRIASGSRDATVRLWDTETGECLLILRGHTLPVSSLAAAPDGSWLASGSWDNVVRLWDPETGQERGIIWGHTYGINALAVTPDGQTLLSASFDRTIKAWNPANGELRRAFEGHSRQVLAVAVTPDGRQFVSGSEDCTLKRWDLAEGTELWTYYGHTDGVSSVTVSPDGREIVSGSWDFTLRRWDLEQPRAREVLRGHTFKVSAAAITPDGATAVSAAQDTTLKVWNLAGATASPPLTGHGATVTAAVFTPSGNRFVTASWDRKIKVWGAATGAEIFSLTGHETWVRDVAITPDGRRAVTASHDRTVRVWDLEERRELWVFRGHDAEVWSVVVTPDGRRAFSAGQDATLREWDLETFQPLGVTGLPSPARVTDVSPDGTLLALVAHFPTFIIRDLRAGSLRPYPPLHRDQVNDCVFLPDGLRVLTASSDRTLKLWHLTTGQVMYTLRGHNREIWSVSVTPDGRRAVSASDDRSLILWDLEALKPLATFTGDGALVPAAITPDGKTVVTGDEAGAVHLLRAEGVR; encoded by the coding sequence ATGAAAATCATCCGCCTCTTCATATCCTCCACCTTCCGCGACATGCACGCGGAGCGGGACTGGCTGAACCGGGTCGTCTTTCCGGAACTGCGGAGCCGCTGCCGGCGGCGGGGTGCGGAGTTCGTGGGGGTGGATCTCCGCTGGGGGGTGACGGAGGAGGAGTCCCGGCAACGGGGGGCACTCTCGGTCTGCCTCGACGAGATCGAACACTGTGACCTCTTCCTGGGGCTCCTGGGCGAGCGATACGGCTGGGTGCCGCCTCCGGAGAAGGTGCCGGCGGAGCTCTTTGCCGCGGTGCGGGACAGTGGACAGTTGAGCGAGGAGGAGATCACCCTTGTGGACGCCTGCTACCAGTGGGACCGGACCACGCTGCCGGCCCGTTTCCGGCTCCGGAGAGACGCGGCAATCTCCCCGGAAACGGCCGATACCCTCACCCGCCTCTGGCAGCGAGCCGGACTCCTCGGCGCCGGGGAGTCGGCGACGGCCCTTGAGATGAGGCACGGCGCACTCAACCGCAGCCTCGCCCAGGGGAAAGCCCTCATCTTTCTCCGCTCCGAGGGAATCCATCGCCACTCCGCATTCCCCCCAGCCTGCATTCCGATCTTTACGGAGCCCGAGACCGAGGCTCAACAGCGGCTGTCCCGCCTGCGGGAGGAACTCCGCGCCGCAGCCGGACCAAACCTGATCGTGCGGCAGTACCGGGCCGGCTTTGGCGGTTTCAGGATCGACCCCCTCTTCCTGCCGGCAGCGGAGGCTGGCAGCGCACTGCAGGACGGTGTCATCAAGCCGGAGGAGTGGGGTATAATCAGCGAGAAGGCCCGCCAGGCGGTGGCTACCCACGGCACCATTGCCCTTACGGGGATGGAGGAATTCGGGACCCGGGTCCTCAACGATCTCTGGTGGGCCATTGAGCCGCTCCTGAAAAATGGGAAGCGCCCAGAGATCACGGGGCAGTCGTGGCACACGCGATTCGCCCGGGAGCGGGCTGCTCGCTGCCTGGGCCGTGACGACGGGATAGCCTTGGTCATGGGGTACATCCAGGACCAAGGCGACCAATCACCATATATACTTACCGGTTTACCTGGTTGCGGCAAGTCGACACTTATGGCAGCCTGCGTCGAACGCTTGCGGGAAAAATCCCCCGACATGGTGGTGATCCCCTGGTTTGTGGGAGCGGCCCCCGGATCCACGGAGGTCACCGCCATGCTCCGCTCCCTCTGCGAGCAGCTCCGCCGCGCCTGCCGCCTGGATTTGGAACCATCTCCCGACCCCGACAAGCTGCGACTCCAGCTCCCCGCCTTCCTGGCCGCTGCCGGGGCAGTGCGGCCGGTGGCGCTTTTCATCGACGCTCTCAACCAACTGGACCCGTTGGGGGGGAGCCACGGGCTGGACTGGTTTCCCCGAACCCTGGCGCCAACGGTAAGGGTGGTGGCCAGTACCCTTGCCGGCCCCTGCCTCGACCGACTGACGGAGCGCCTGCCGGCCGATCACCTCGTTATCCTCCCCCCGCTACCGGCCGACTCTCGCGCCACCCTCGCAGAAGAGCATCTGGCCCGGCGGGGGAAGAGGCTCTCCGCCACCCAGCAGGCCCTGCTCCTGGACACCGCGGCCCGGCCAGACGCGGCCCTCCCCCTCTACCTCGTGGCGGCCCTAGAGGAACTCTGCTGCCACGGCGACTTCGAGACCCTTACGGAGCGGATCGCGGCCCTGCCGCCGACGGTGACGGAGCTCTTCGACCAGATCCTCGAACGGCTTGAGCGGGACCACGGCGCCGATCTGGCCACCGCGGCACTGTCGGCCGTGGCCGTTTCCCGGGACGGACTCCTGGAGCCGGAAATTATCGACCTCATCAGGGATGGGGGCGAGGCCACATCACCTCTCTTCTGGACCCGCTTTTACCGCGCCCTGGAGCCTTTTCTCCGCCCGTCCGGCGAGGAGGGGGGCGGAGGGCTCATCGGCTTCTTCCACGAGCAGCTCCGCTTTGCCGCCTTCCGCCGCTACCTGGCCATGGATCCCCCTGCCGCGCTGCCGAGCAGCCAGTTTCGGCAGGCCCACGAACGGCTGGCCGGCTACTTTCGGGCAGGCGCCCGGAAAAACGGTGCCGACGGAGAGTGGAATCCGGAGCACCCCCGCCCCCTGGCCGAACTCCCCTTCCACCTGGCCGGCGCGGGCAAGGAAGCAGTGCTGCGGTCCCTTATCTTCGATTTCGCCTGGCTCCAAACGAAGCTCCAAGCCCTCGACGTGGCCGCGCTCCTGGCGGATCTGAATCTTCTCCCCCCCGAGCCGGCCATCGCCCACCTGGCCCATGCCCTGCGGCTTTCGACAAGCGTCGTGGCCGTGGACAAATCCCAGTTCGCCGGCCAACTGACGGGTCGGCTCCTGTCGCGGCAGGAACCGGAACTCCGGGCGCTCATCACTCAGGCAGGAGCCCACCGGGGCAATGGGTGGCTGAAGCCGGCAACCCCTTCCCTCTATCAGGCTGGGGGGGCCATCGAGCGGATCCTCGGCACCCACACCCATCCGGTGCGGGGTGTCGCCATCACCCCCGACGGCAGGCGGGCCATCTCTGCTGCCGACGACGCGACGCTGCGGGTCTGGGACCTGGCGAGCGGCGCGGAACTGATGGTTCTCAAGGGGCACGAGTCCGAAGTGTTGGCCGTGGCGGTCTTTCCGGACGGCAGACGGATCGCCTCCGGCTCCCGGGACGCCACCGTCCGGCTCTGGGATACGGAAACCGGCGAATGCCTCCTGATCCTACGGGGACACACCCTGCCGGTCAGCTCCCTGGCAGCGGCGCCCGACGGCAGTTGGCTGGCCTCGGGCTCCTGGGACAACGTGGTGCGGCTCTGGGACCCGGAAACCGGCCAGGAGCGGGGAATCATCTGGGGACATACTTACGGGATAAACGCCCTGGCCGTCACCCCCGACGGCCAGACCCTCCTCTCGGCCTCCTTCGACCGGACCATCAAGGCCTGGAATCCTGCAAACGGTGAGCTTCGCCGCGCCTTCGAGGGGCACAGCCGGCAGGTGCTGGCCGTGGCAGTGACCCCCGATGGCCGTCAGTTCGTCTCCGGCTCGGAAGATTGCACCCTGAAGCGGTGGGATTTGGCGGAAGGGACCGAGCTCTGGACCTACTACGGTCATACCGATGGGGTCAGTTCCGTCACGGTCTCCCCGGACGGACGGGAGATCGTCTCGGGCTCCTGGGATTTCACCCTGAGGCGCTGGGACCTGGAGCAACCCCGGGCGCGGGAGGTCCTGCGGGGACACACCTTCAAGGTGAGCGCCGCGGCCATAACGCCCGACGGCGCCACCGCCGTCTCCGCCGCCCAGGATACCACCCTCAAGGTCTGGAATCTGGCCGGCGCCACTGCCTCGCCGCCACTCACCGGCCACGGTGCCACGGTCACTGCCGCGGTCTTCACCCCTTCCGGAAACCGGTTCGTCACCGCCTCCTGGGACCGAAAAATCAAGGTCTGGGGAGCCGCCACCGGCGCCGAGATATTTTCTCTCACCGGCCACGAAACCTGGGTACGCGACGTGGCCATCACCCCTGACGGCCGCCGCGCCGTCACCGCCTCCCACGACCGCACCGTGCGGGTCTGGGACCTGGAGGAGCGGCGGGAACTATGGGTCTTCCGGGGCCACGACGCGGAAGTCTGGTCGGTGGTGGTCACCCCCGATGGCCGGCGCGCCTTTTCCGCCGGTCAGGACGCCACCCTGCGGGAGTGGGACCTGGAAACCTTCCAGCCCCTCGGCGTCACGGGTCTCCCCTCCCCGGCCCGGGTTACCGATGTCTCCCCCGACGGCACGCTCCTGGCCCTTGTGGCCCACTTCCCAACCTTCATCATCCGGGACCTCCGCGCCGGAAGCCTCCGTCCCTACCCTCCCCTGCACCGGGACCAGGTGAACGACTGCGTCTTCCTCCCCGACGGACTCCGGGTTCTCACCGCCTCCAGCGACCGGACCCTGAAACTCTGGCACCTCACCACCGGCCAGGTCATGTACACCCTGCGGGGCCACAACCGGGAGATATGGAGCGTCTCCGTCACCCCCGACGGCCGCCGGGCCGTCTCCGCCTCCGACGATAGAAGCCTCATCCTCTGGGACCTGGAGGCACTTAAGCCCCTTGCCACCTTCACCGGCGACGGTGCGCTGGTACCAGCCGCCATCACGCCCGACGGCAAAACCGTCGTCACTGGTGACGAGGCCGGGGCGGTGCATCTGCTGCGGGCGGAAGGGGTGCGGTAA